The DNA region GTTTTTTTCCGAAGGTGCTGCGGCTTCTGTTCGTTCAAAGGCTTTGCTTTCTTGAGCCCCAGCCTCTATTCCAGCAGAGATCGCTTCTTTAAGTCGCGTCAGGGTGTCATCCCAGTTTTTCAGTGCAGATTCGGAGAGCCGATCGGCTTGCAGCTGTACAGTAGTTGAGAGGTCTTCTGCCAAGTCGGGTAAAGCTTCGGCAGATTTTTTGAGCAAATGTCGCGTTTCTCTACCGGTGCGCGGTGCAATCAGCAAACCAGTAATGGTGCCGATCGCTGCTCCGAGCAGCATACCACCAATAAAAGCTCCAGAACGCTTATCAGACATTTTCGGGTCTCTATAGTTACAGGTTTTATAGACAAATATTACACTTGTCCATTCCAACCGTTTTGTCAGCGGTTAATTTCAGCGGACGTACTACTACATCCTGTATTTTCTTCGGTAAGGCGCTGCGCGTCTATGGAAAATGCTTTCCCGATCATACTAGCACTACTATTCACGTCCGTATTAATCAGTCTGCCGTCGCCAGCGCGAAACAAATCTCGGTTAATTCGCTTAACTTTGTCCTCGCTCGATCGGCAATTTCGCTACTTTTTTGAGAAATTTAGACTGCTTTGCCAGCTGACTTCGGGGCTTTTGCCAGACTTTCCCTAATAGGGCTAGTAAGCCTATAATTTGTTGCACCCTTTGGATCTGAATTTCCAGCACCTGATACCGCTCTCGCAGCAGCGATACGCCCTTCTGTCCTTTAGAAATTGCATTTGGTGCGTTGTACAGCACGTTATGAGTGCCCCGTTCTGCGGTAAGTATGGCATTTGCTGCGCGTGCCAGTATTTGCCGCAGTT from Aerosakkonema funiforme FACHB-1375 includes:
- a CDS encoding YtxH domain-containing protein; translated protein: MSDKRSGAFIGGMLLGAAIGTITGLLIAPRTGRETRHLLKKSAEALPDLAEDLSTTVQLQADRLSESALKNWDDTLTRLKEAISAGIEAGAQESKAFERTEAAAPSEKNSSPDPEELYSNSYGSGTTVASQDITPT